The region CGCCTGGTTCGGCCTCCCGGGGCGTCCGGCCTACGCCACCACCAAGGGCGGGCTCACCGCCCTGACCCGCCAGCTGGCGGTGGAGTACGGGCCGCGCGTGCGCGTCAACTGCGTGCTGCCCGGCCCCGTGCTCACCGCCGCCTGGGAGGGGGTGGGCGAGGAGGACCGTCGTGCCAGCGTCGAGCAGACCGCGGCGGGCCGCTTCGGCGACCCCGGCGAGGTCGCCTCCGTCATCTCCTTCCTCGCCTCCGCGGAGGCCTCCTACGTCACCGGCGCGAGCCTGCCGGTCGACGGAGGGTGGAGTATCTACAAGGCGTCGTCGTAAGGCGCCCGGAACGGAGGATGTGATGGCGGCCTACTCGGGGCGCGGTGTGCACGGCCAGACGGTGCGGTTGCTGGGGGAGCGCGTGCTCTCCGGCCGGATCGGCGAGGGGGAGACGATCGACCTGGCCGCGCTCAGCGACGAGCTCGACCTGAGCCTCACCGCGATCCGCGAGGCGATCAAGGTCCTGGCGGCCAAGGGCCTGGTGGGCTCTCGGCAGAAGAAGGGGACGTTCGTGCGCCCCCGCGGCGACTGGAACCTGCTCGACCCGGACGTGGTCCGGTGGCAGATCGCCGCGGGGGCCGGCGACGTCTTCTTCCGCGACCTGGCCGAGCTGCGCGACGCGCTGGAGCCCGCCGCCGCCCGGCTCGCCGCCGTGCGCCGCACCGACGCCGACACCGCCGAGCTGCGGGCCGCCCTGGAGGAGATGGCCCTGACCGCCGACGGCCCGGCCGAGGAGGCCGTCAGCGCCGACCTGCGCTGGCACCGCGCCCTGCTGGCCGCGACGCACAACGAGCTGTTCACCCGCACCGACGTCTTCTTCGCCGCGGGGCTGTCCGAGCGCGACCGCCTGGTGCACGGGGGCGCCCACAAGGACCCGGTGCCCAGCCACGGCGCCGTCACCGACGCCGTGGCCGCCGGGGACCCCGCCGCGGCCGAGGCCGCCATGCGCTCCCTGCTCGCCCAGGCCCGGGAGGACCTGCTCCGCGTCACCGAGGACGACGCGCACGAAGACGATCTGGAGAGACCGCAGTGAAGATCACCCGTATCGAGACCTTCCTGGTCCCGCCCCGGTGGCTGATGTGCCGGGTGGAGACCGACGAGGGGGTCGTCGGCTGGGGCGAACCCGTGGTGGAGGGGCGGGCCGAGACCGTGCGGGCCGCCGTCGGGGAGCTGTCCGACCTCCTGCTGGGCCAGGACCCCCGCCCCATCGAGCACCACTGGCAGCGCCTCACCAAGGCGGCGTTCTACCGCGGCGGCCCGGTGCTCTCCAGCGCCGTCGCGGGGCTGGACCAGGCGCTGTGGGACATCGCGGGCAAGAGCCTGGGCGTCCCCGTGCACCGGCTGCTGGGCGGCCCGGTCCGCGACAGGGTCCGCGTGTACGGCTGGGTCGGCGGGGACGACCCGGCCGAGCTGGCCGACGCCGTCGCCGAGCGCGTGGAGTCGGGGCTGACCGCCGTCAAGATGAACGCGGCCGGGATCGTGGGCCGCTCCGCCACAGTCCGGGAGATCGACGGCATCGTCGAGCGGCTGGCCGGGGTGCGCGAGGTGCTGGGCCCGGACCGGGACGTGGCCGTGGACTTCCACGGCCGGTTCAACGCCGCCACCGCCCGCCGCGTCCTGCCCCTGCTGGAGCCGCTGCGCCCGATGTTCGCCGAGGAGCCGGTGCTGCCCGAGTACGGGCACCTGCTCGCCGACGTGGTGCGCAGCAGCCCGGTGCCGATCGCCACCGGCGAGCGGCTGTTCGGCCGGAGCGAGTTCCTGCCCGCGCTCCAGGCGGGCATCGCGGTCGCCCAGCCCGACCTCTCCCACGCGGGCGGGATCTCCGAGGTGCGCCGGATCGCCTCCCTGGCCGAGACCTACGACGCGCTGCTGGCCCCGCACTGCCCGCTGGGGCCGCTGGCCCTGGCCGCCAGCCTTCAGGTCGCCTTCGCCACGCCCAACTTCCTCATCCAGGAGCAGAGCATGGGCATCCACTACAACCGGGACGCCGAACTGCTCGACTACGTCCTGGACGCCGGCGTCTTCGCGTTCCCGGACGGGCACATCCACCGCACCGAGGCCCCCGGCCTGGGCGTGGAGGTGGACGAGGACGCCGTGCGGCGGGCGGACCGCACCGGCCACCGGTGGCGTCCCCCGGTGTGGAGCCACGCCGACGGCTCCTTCGCGGAATGGTGAGGGGGGCGGAGCACATGACGGTCGAACCGTGGAGCGCGGACCGCTTCGAACTGGGCGAGGGGCTGCGCCTGCACGGCCCCGACCTGCTGATGGTGGACATCCTCACCGGCCGGCTCCTGCGGCTGGACCCCCGGGAGCCCGGACCCGCCGGGACGGTCGCCGCCCTGGACGTCCCGCTGGGCGCGGTGGCGCCCGTCCGGGACCGGCCGGGCGCGTACGTCGCTGCGGCGGGCACCGGCGTGGCGCTGCTGTCCGGGGGCCGCGTGGCACAGTGGCTGGCCCGCCCCGAGGACGGCGCGGCCACCCCGATGCGGATGAACGACGGCTGCTGTGACCCGCACGGCCGGTTCTGGGCCGGGTCGATGGCCTACGACGGCACCGCCGGCGCCGGGTCGCTCTACCGCGCCGACCCCGGCGGCCGGGTCACCCGGGTCCTGGAGGGCTACACCGTGCCCAACGGGCCCGCGTTCACCCCCGACGGGACCCGCATGTACCTGGCCGACAGCGCCGCGGGCCGCATCGACGCCTACGACGTGTCCGCGGACGGCGAGCCCGGACCGCGTACGGTCTTCGCCCGTACGGACCACGGGAGCCCGGACGGGATGCAGGTCGACGCCGAGGGGCACCTGTGGGTCGCGGTGTGGGGCGCCGGGCGGGTCCACCGCTACGACCCCGACGGGGCCCTGGAGCGCGTGGTCGAGCTGCCCGCCTCCCAGCCCACGAGCGTGTGCGTCGTCGAGGCCCCCGAGCCGAGGCTGTTCGTCACCTCCGCCTCGACCGGCCTCGCCCGCCCCGGCCCCGGCGACGGCGCCGTCTTCTCGGTCCCCGCCGACGTCCCCGCACCGCCGGCCCGCGCTTTCGGAGGGAACCCGTGACACCGCAGATCACCTGTGTCGGTGAGACCATGCTGCTGCTCACCGCGGCCGAGCCGCTCCCCCTGGACCGGTCCCCGCTGCTGTCCATGGGCGTCGCGGGCGCCGAGTCCAACGTCGCGTGCGGCCTGGCCGCCCTCGGGCACCGCGCCGCCTGGCTGGGCGGGGTGGGCGACGACCCCTTCGGGCGGATCGTCGTGGAGGGCCTGCGGGAGCGGGGCGTCGACGTGTCCGGCGTGCGGGTCGACCCCGACCGCCCCACGGGCCTGTTCGCCAAGGACGCGGCGCCGACGGGGAGCACCGTCCACTACTACCGGGCCGGGTCGGCCGGGTCGGCGCTCGGCCCGGAGGACGCCGGGCACCCGCTGGTGCGGGCCGCGGGGGCGGTGCACCTGTCGGGGGTGACCCCGGCGCTCTCCCCGGGGTGCGACGCCCTCGCCGAGAGCCTGCTGTCCGACCCCGCGCTGACGGTGAGCTTCGACGTGAACCACCGGCCGCGGCTGTGGGGCCCCGGCGAGGCGGCCCCCCGCCTCCTGGCCCTGGCCCGCCTCGCCGACACCATCTTCGTCGGCCGGGACGAGGCCGAGGCGCTGTGGGGCACCCCCACCGCCCGCGACGTGCGCGACCTGCTGCCCGAACCGCCCCGGCTGGTGGTCAAGGACGCGGGGAACGGCGCCACCGAATTCGAGGGCGACCGCGAGGTGTACGTGCCGGCGCCGCCGGTGGAGGTGGTCGAGCCGGTCGGCGCGGGCGACGCGTTCGCCGCCGGGTACCTGGCGGGGGGCCTGCGGGGCCTCGACGCCCGGGGGCGCCTGCGCCTGGGGCACCTGTGCGCCGGGCGCGTCCTGCGGGTGGCGGGCGACCTGGCCGCCCCTCCCCCGGCACGGCTGGTGGACGAACTCTTGGCGGTCCCCGACGAGCGGTGGACCGAGCGCGCTGCGGCGGCCGCGGCCGCCGCGGGAGGAGGAGCAGATGAGTGACGAGGGCCTGGACGGCCTGTTCGAGGGGCACCGCGTGCTGGCGATCCTGCGGGGCATGCCGGTGGAGACCACGGTCGCGCTGGCCCGGCGGGCGTGGGAGCTGGGGGTCACCGCGATCGAGGTGCCCGCGCGCGACGAGGCCGGCCTGGAGGCGCTGCGCGCGACCGTCCGGGCCGGGGCCGAACTCGGCCACCCCGTGGGGGCCGGCACGGTGATCACCCCCGACCAGGTGCGCGCCGTGGCCCGCGCCGGGGCCGCGTTCACCGTCGCGCCGGGCTTCGACGCCGAGGTCATGGCCGCGTCGGAGGGGTCGGGCATGCCCCACCTGCCCGG is a window of Nocardiopsis changdeensis DNA encoding:
- a CDS encoding FadR/GntR family transcriptional regulator, encoding MAAYSGRGVHGQTVRLLGERVLSGRIGEGETIDLAALSDELDLSLTAIREAIKVLAAKGLVGSRQKKGTFVRPRGDWNLLDPDVVRWQIAAGAGDVFFRDLAELRDALEPAAARLAAVRRTDADTAELRAALEEMALTADGPAEEAVSADLRWHRALLAATHNELFTRTDVFFAAGLSERDRLVHGGAHKDPVPSHGAVTDAVAAGDPAAAEAAMRSLLAQAREDLLRVTEDDAHEDDLERPQ
- the dgoD gene encoding galactonate dehydratase; this translates as MKITRIETFLVPPRWLMCRVETDEGVVGWGEPVVEGRAETVRAAVGELSDLLLGQDPRPIEHHWQRLTKAAFYRGGPVLSSAVAGLDQALWDIAGKSLGVPVHRLLGGPVRDRVRVYGWVGGDDPAELADAVAERVESGLTAVKMNAAGIVGRSATVREIDGIVERLAGVREVLGPDRDVAVDFHGRFNAATARRVLPLLEPLRPMFAEEPVLPEYGHLLADVVRSSPVPIATGERLFGRSEFLPALQAGIAVAQPDLSHAGGISEVRRIASLAETYDALLAPHCPLGPLALAASLQVAFATPNFLIQEQSMGIHYNRDAELLDYVLDAGVFAFPDGHIHRTEAPGLGVEVDEDAVRRADRTGHRWRPPVWSHADGSFAEW
- a CDS encoding SMP-30/gluconolactonase/LRE family protein; amino-acid sequence: MTVEPWSADRFELGEGLRLHGPDLLMVDILTGRLLRLDPREPGPAGTVAALDVPLGAVAPVRDRPGAYVAAAGTGVALLSGGRVAQWLARPEDGAATPMRMNDGCCDPHGRFWAGSMAYDGTAGAGSLYRADPGGRVTRVLEGYTVPNGPAFTPDGTRMYLADSAAGRIDAYDVSADGEPGPRTVFARTDHGSPDGMQVDAEGHLWVAVWGAGRVHRYDPDGALERVVELPASQPTSVCVVEAPEPRLFVTSASTGLARPGPGDGAVFSVPADVPAPPARAFGGNP
- a CDS encoding sugar kinase, whose translation is MTPQITCVGETMLLLTAAEPLPLDRSPLLSMGVAGAESNVACGLAALGHRAAWLGGVGDDPFGRIVVEGLRERGVDVSGVRVDPDRPTGLFAKDAAPTGSTVHYYRAGSAGSALGPEDAGHPLVRAAGAVHLSGVTPALSPGCDALAESLLSDPALTVSFDVNHRPRLWGPGEAAPRLLALARLADTIFVGRDEAEALWGTPTARDVRDLLPEPPRLVVKDAGNGATEFEGDREVYVPAPPVEVVEPVGAGDAFAAGYLAGGLRGLDARGRLRLGHLCAGRVLRVAGDLAAPPPARLVDELLAVPDERWTERAAAAAAAAGGGADE
- a CDS encoding bifunctional 4-hydroxy-2-oxoglutarate aldolase/2-dehydro-3-deoxy-phosphogluconate aldolase translates to MSDEGLDGLFEGHRVLAILRGMPVETTVALARRAWELGVTAIEVPARDEAGLEALRATVRAGAELGHPVGAGTVITPDQVRAVARAGAAFTVAPGFDAEVMAASEGSGMPHLPGVATPTDVQGVLRAGGRWVKAFPATALGTEWFRAMRGPFPDVRIVATGGMDAHNAREYLGAGARMVAVGSALSDPEQIPLLAGLV